CAAGAGGGATCTTGGAAATGTTGATGCGCTTCTACAAAATCGTAAACAGTAAAATAATCTTTACCATCAAATAAGCGTGTTCCTCTACCAACAATTTGTTTAAATTCTACCATAGAATTCACAGGACGCAACAAGACAATATTTCTTATTTCTGGCGCATCTACACCGGTACTCAACTTTTGTGAAGTTGTAAGTATGGTTGGTATAATGCGCTCGTTATCTTGAAAATATTTTAATGCTTGTTCTCCCATCGAACCATCCTCGGCAGTAACACGTTGACAATAATCTATATTTCTGCTATCACTTTCTTGGTTAATAATATCACGTATTGCAGCAGCGTGTATTTGTGTGGCACAAAAAACTAAGGTTTTATGGTTTTGATTAATTTCACTTAAAAACTTCTTTACACGAAAACGCTCAATCTCATCAATTATAATTTTTCGTCCATAATCTTTATAAGTAAAAGTATCACCAACTTCAGCCTCTCCACTAATAATAGTGTCGTCTGAGGTAACCGTGTACTCATCGTAATTGGTACGTACTTGCTTTACTCTAAATGGTGTTAAAAACCCATCGTTTATACCCTCTTTAAGAGCGTAGGTATAAATAGGTTCTCCAAAATAATCGTATGTATCTCCGTTTACATCACGTTTTGGTGTAGCCGTTAACCCTAACTGTACCGCAGGGCTAAAGTACTCTAAGATAGCACGCCATGAGCTCTCGTCGTTTGCTCCACCTCTATGACATTCATCTATAATAATAAAATCGAAAAAGTCTTTTGGATATTGACCAAAATTAAAAGAAGGACTTTCATAAACTTGTGGTGGCTCGGCTGCCATAGAAAGCGCTTCTTCTGTATCTTCAATAGTTTCCTCATCTAAAGACGTTGTCATAAACGTTTGAAATATTGTAAAAAAGATACTGCCATTTTTAGGCATTCTTCCTGTTTTACGTATCTCACCTGGACTAATACGTTTCTTTATATTTTCATCTATAACATCAAAATCATTGAATGCATTAAAAGCCTGATCTGCTAATATATTCCTATCTGCTAAAAATAGAATTCTCGGACTCCTAGACCCATCTCTTTTTAGATTCCACTTGGCATGAAATAACTTCCAACATAACTGAAAGGCAGTAGCTGTTTTACCTGTACCTGTTGCCATGGTAAGTAGAATTCTATCTTTTTTCTCAGCTATAGCTGCTAAAGACTTTTCTACAGCATTACGTTGATAATATCTTGGCAAATACTGCCCTTTAAATAAGGCATAAGGCACGTTTGCAAAACGCTCCTTCCAATTAGCTATTTCTATCTTATATGCTTCTTTAGGTTTAGGATAGGTCATCTCCCAAAGCTCGGCTGGTGTAGGAAACTTTGCGACATCTCCCTCTGTACCTTCGTGTGTATCTACACCATAAATAAGCAAACCATTTGTGCAATAAGCAAAACGTGTATTTAATTTCTCGGCATAATCTTTAGCTTGCCCCAAACCAGAGGTGTAATATTTATCTCTTGCTTTAGCTTCTATAACCGCTAGACGTCTCCCTTTATACTCTAATACATAATCGCAAGCCAAAGGTTGTTTTCTACGGTTTTCTCCTCTAGCCGTTTTACCAATTATTCTACCAATAGTAATAACTTCAACTTTAATTTTGCTTTCTGGTACGACATTCCAACCTGCTGCTTTTAAGGCGGGATCTATTAGGTCTAGTCTGGTTTGTGCTTCATTCATTGTTTAGAATAAACTTTGTTGCAATTCTATAGGCGGATAAAATGTTCCTATTATTACAAATGGGCTTGGAGCTCTTAATTGATTAAGCTTTGTAGTACCTAAAAAGAAAAAAAGATCCTTGGTTTTTGCAAAATCATCCCAATATTTCTTTTTTACATCGGCACATGCTGCCACTTCATCACCATGATGTCTTTCTAAACATTTCCAGTATAAAGCACCAACTTCCCAATCTTCATTCATTAGAGTACTTTCGCGCCCATTACAATCTTCAAATGTAAAACTGAACTTAAAAGGAAGTTTTTTCACGACTTCAAAATCACTTTTATCCTCAAATAAATTGCCCTGCCTTAAAGTTGCTTTTTGTTTTTCACTCCAATCTCTCGTTGCTTTTTCTATAACAAACTTTTTAATTCGAGTTGGTTTAAACACTGCTAACGAAGTGTATTTACCAACTGTTTGAGCCTCATCAATAAGTAATGTTAGGTCTGTATAAACATTTTGCAATACAATTTGCTTACGCTTTGCCCATTTATATTTGGTATCGATTTTATCTCCAAAAGAAATTAAATCTTCAGCATCTACATCTTTGGGTCTATAACTCTCAGGTCTAAAATCACTTTTATTTTTAACCAAATCCATTTCAATCCATTGGTATTTTGGATATTGCTGAGCATAAGGCAATTTACGAAATGGCATCGGGTAAATTCTAATCCAATCTCCATTTTCTTTCATCCCTGCAGTGCAAACAGTTTCTTCGTATTTGGTAGAAATAGAAGGATAGGTTTTTACAATGATTAAAACTTTAGTCTTTGCCATTAAATGTGTTTTACAATATAATTGAACCCTTCTAAATGTTTTATGGCATTTGCTAAGTGTTTTCTATGACATTGATGTATATTTTTCTCAAAACAGGTAAGAGCGATACGATCTTTACTTTTTAATAATTTTAAAATTTCATATTGTTTTTCTGTTTCGCTATGTAGCACTGTTTTTTTATAATCTACAAAAAGTGCATCATAATCAGCTTGACAATTTAAAACTTGTCTTTTTTCAGATTTTATACCCACTTCTGGTATATGTAAAAATTGAATTCCTACCCCTTCACATGCCTTTTGGAGTTGCGATTTACTAAAACCATATTTCATACTAAATGAGTTTTTGCGAACATCACATAATACCTTTACATCATTCAGAATAAGTTTATTAATATAAGTTTCAAGACTCACCCCTTCATAACCTATGGTAAATAACACAGTATCAGAACTGATTCTTTTTTGAGCTATTACTTTTGCTAATTCTTCGTCATTTAATACATCTTTGGCTATCGTGCTTTTGGTAGCATAAAATGGATATTGTTGATAGGTATATTTTATTAATTCCTTAGAATTAAAATTGCTGAAGTTCTCCTTTATATATAATACAGCTGCCTTATCTTCTTTTTTTAAAGCATCGAAATAATTCAAATCGTCTATACACTCCCAGGTATTGTCTGATTCTTTTACAAGATTATATTTAGAAAGCGTATGCAAATCGGCATTAGCTTGAAACGA
This genomic interval from Tamlana carrageenivorans contains the following:
- a CDS encoding DUF488 family protein, coding for MDKLSLQKLLFLLTRQQDKKSYDFVPYKFGCFSFQANADLHTLSKYNLVKESDNTWECIDDLNYFDALKKEDKAAVLYIKENFSNFNSKELIKYTYQQYPFYATKSTIAKDVLNDEELAKVIAQKRISSDTVLFTIGYEGVSLETYINKLILNDVKVLCDVRKNSFSMKYGFSKSQLQKACEGVGIQFLHIPEVGIKSEKRQVLNCQADYDALFVDYKKTVLHSETEKQYEILKLLKSKDRIALTCFEKNIHQCHRKHLANAIKHLEGFNYIVKHI
- the hsdR gene encoding EcoAI/FtnUII family type I restriction enzme subunit R; this encodes MNEAQTRLDLIDPALKAAGWNVVPESKIKVEVITIGRIIGKTARGENRRKQPLACDYVLEYKGRRLAVIEAKARDKYYTSGLGQAKDYAEKLNTRFAYCTNGLLIYGVDTHEGTEGDVAKFPTPAELWEMTYPKPKEAYKIEIANWKERFANVPYALFKGQYLPRYYQRNAVEKSLAAIAEKKDRILLTMATGTGKTATAFQLCWKLFHAKWNLKRDGSRSPRILFLADRNILADQAFNAFNDFDVIDENIKKRISPGEIRKTGRMPKNGSIFFTIFQTFMTTSLDEETIEDTEEALSMAAEPPQVYESPSFNFGQYPKDFFDFIIIDECHRGGANDESSWRAILEYFSPAVQLGLTATPKRDVNGDTYDYFGEPIYTYALKEGINDGFLTPFRVKQVRTNYDEYTVTSDDTIISGEAEVGDTFTYKDYGRKIIIDEIERFRVKKFLSEINQNHKTLVFCATQIHAAAIRDIINQESDSRNIDYCQRVTAEDGSMGEQALKYFQDNERIIPTILTTSQKLSTGVDAPEIRNIVLLRPVNSMVEFKQIVGRGTRLFDGKDYFTVYDFVEAHQHFQDPSWDGEAEPPEPPTGDGGSRTCKVCGVRPCQCTVDPPEPCAECDNIPCICEQPPQQIIKIKLSDGKAREIDATIRTTFWGSDGKQIGMEEFMNQLFGDLPSLFKNEDELREIWSLPSTRKKLLEELSEKGYTSSQLDELRKLVHGEDSDLYDVLSFVAYSKDLMPRLDRAERAKIHFQDYNPAQQEFLNFVLDQYVKVGVEELDDDKLGDLLILKYKGIADAKTHLGDISTIRNTFIGFQEHLYQRGVV